One uncultured Carboxylicivirga sp. genomic window, TGTATTTAGGTATGTATTTTTCCATTTCATCAGCAATCGCTGTGATCTTTTTAATATCCATACCTGAATCGCGATTAGTACCTAATAACGACATGATGATTGGCTCAACAGCCGCATGAGAAGTACGGTAAGCGTAAGGTCCGATACAAGTATCCACGATGTCGATACCAGCCTCGATAGCTTTGAAGATTGCCAAATCACCCATACCCGATGTAAAGTGAGTATGCAGGTTCAATGGAATATCAGTGAACTGTTTAATTTCGCGAACCATGTTATAAATGTCGTAAGGAGCAATCAAACCTGCCATATCTTTGATACAGATTGAATCAACACCAAACTCAACTAATTCTTTTACTTTGTTAAGGTAGTAATCCATGTTATACACTTCACCACCTAAACGAGGCTCAGTTAAAGTATAACATACAACACCCTGAAAATGCTTACCATTATCTTTGATAACCTTTGCTGCAGTTTCGAAGTTACGGTAATCATTCAATGCATCGAAACAACGGAAAATATCCATACCATTATCGATAGCACGTTGAACAAATGCCTGTACAACATCATCAGCATAGTTACGGTAACCAACTACGTTCTGTCCGCGAAGAAGCATAGAGAACGGAGTCTTAGGCATGTATTTTTTTAATGTACGTAATCTCTCCCATGGATCTTCACCCAGGTAACGGTGCATGGTATCAAATGTAGCTCCACCCCATGTTTCAACAGCGTTGTAACCAGCGTCATCAATCATTTCAGCAACAGGCAACATATCTTCTGTACGGCCACGAGTTGCAAACAATGATTGATGTCCGTCGCGTAGGCTGACATCATTAATTTTAATTGGATTTTCCGCTTTAGGACGATCCGCGTTATATTGTACTTGGGTCATCTCCAGGACCCCGTGTTTATCGAATTTCATCTTTATTCCTTTTTTAAATGATTTGCATCGGTTTAAACCGACAATTAAACAGCTTTCATCATCAACCTACCTTTGCGTTGTACATTGGTACGGTTATTCATGATCATTCCTTTACCCATTGCAGCCCAATTGTTGGCAGGTTTTACAACTTCAGCAGCTGCTGCTTTTTCCTGTTCCAGATAATAGGCTACTGCTATCATTGCAGCTTTTCTTTTCTTTTCTCTTTCTGTCATGATAATGCTATTTTATAAAGGAATATTACCGTGTTTTTTAGGAGGCAACACTTCAGTCTTAGTCGACATGATTTCCATTGCATCTACCAAACGCTGACGTGTTTCACTTGGAATGATAACATCATCGATATATCCACGTTTAGCAGCCAAATAAGGTACACTGAAAGCGTCTTCGTATTCTTTGATTTTTTCCTCTGTTTTAGCGGCTTTATCTTCAGCCTCGGCAATTTGTTTACGATAGGTTGAAATTACCTCAACAGCACCTTTAGCACCCATTACAGCAATCTCAGCACTTGGCCATGCAAAAACCATATCAGCACCCAATGGTTTAGAACACATTGCAAGATATGCACCACCATAATCTTTACGAGTAATAACTGTAAACTTAGGTACAGTAGCTTCGGCATAACTCCAAAGTAACTTTGCACCGTGACGAATGATACCATCCCACTCTTGCTGAACACCTGGCAAGTAACCCGGAACATCCACGAAAGTGATCATTGGAATATTGAAAGCGTCGCAAGTACGAACAAAACGACTGATTTTATCTGAAGCATCGATATCTAAACAACCTGCCTGAATCATAGGTTGGTTTGCAATGATACCAACTGATCTGTTATTTAAGTGTCCGAAACCAACAATTGCATTTTCTGCATAATGCTCATGTACTTCCATGAATTCACCGTTATCAAGAACTGACTCGATGATTTTCTTCATGTCGTAAGGTACATTTGATGAATCTGGAATAATAGTGTTTAACTCTTCACATTCACGATGAGGATCATCACCCATAGGAACTTGAGGAGCTTCTTCAAGGTTGTTATTTGGTAAGTACTCTAAAAGTTCTTTAATACCATCTATTGTTTCTTCATCACTGTCGTATGCAAAGTGTGCGTTACCACTCTTAGAATTGTGAACCATTGCACCACCCAATTCTTCGAAGGTAGTTTCCTCACCGGTAACCGTTTTAATTACATACGGGCTTGTGATAAACATGTGACTTTTCTTTTTAACCATAAAGATAAAGTCTGTCATAATTGGAGAATAAACAGCTCCACCAGCACAAGGACCCATAATCGCTGAAATCTGCGGAATAACGCCCGAAGAACGTGAGTTACGCATAAAGATTTCACCGTATGCTTTAAGAGCATCAACTCCTTCTTCCACACGCGCACCACCTGAATCATTCAATCCTACCACAGGAGCTCCGGCTTTAACGGCTAAATCCATAATCTTACAGATTTTAGCAGCATGCATCTCACCCAACGAACCTCCACGTGAAGTAAAATCCTGTGAAAAAGCAAAAACGGGACGTCCATGTACTAAACCGTGACCAACAATAACTCCGTCGGATGGAACCTCTACCTTTTCCATACCAAAATTAACAGAGCGATGCTCAACAAACATGTCTATTTCCCTAAAAGATCCCTCATCAAAAAGATGATCAAGTCTCTCACGAGCAGAAAGCTTTCCTTTCTCGCGTTGTTTGGCAACGCGGTCCTCTCCACCCATCATTTTGACTTCCTCTCTCTTTTTTTTGAGCAGTTCAATTTTTTCAGACACTTTCATAAATACAGATAATTTATAATTACACCAAAATTTCTTTAATTCAATTTCGCCATCAAAATTAGATACAGCGATTGATTTTTAGCCAATAGAAATGTTAAAAATTAATAACAAGGCGGCGCAATATCTTAAAATTTCCAAAATTATAGAAATTTTTCTCTATTTTAAATTCAATCTAAACAGAACGGCTGAAAACTAAGACTTTTGTCACCTTTAAAACATGTTTTACAACATAGTTATACAACATAAAACCGATCAAAAGAGGGTAAATTTTTCGTTTTTAAGACTCAAAAAACACCCGTTCAAATATCAATGGCAAAACTTCAAATTTAAAGGACAATTAAGTTGAAGTCAAACACTGTTTTTCTGAAAACAGGAATTATTTGATAAAATGATAATGGAGTAAAAATTGGAGACCAGATTTATTTTATGAGTTGAATAGATAAATGAATAAATAATAAAGTTCTAAAAAGATTACGTTTACATTAACATCAATATTTTAGGTACAAAGACAAACAGTGCTATTATTATCGCAAAAAAGGCCGCCAACAACGTAGCTGCTGCACCTAAATCCTTTGCCTTACCCAATAAAGTATTGTAATCCTTCGAAAAAGCATCAGCTAAATTTTCAATTGCTGTATTTACTAACTCCATAATGAAGACAAGAATAATCGCCAAAACAATCCAAAACCATTCATTGACATTTAATTTTAGAAATAAACCTAATACAACAGCCAGAACTGCAGCAATTAAATGAATACGGGCATTTGCTTCATCTTTGAATAGTATGTACATTCCCTTAAAAGCGTATTTAAAACTTTCAAGTCTGCTTTGACGATGTTTCATAATTTAAATGAGATAGATTCATTACTAATTTAAAACAAAAAAGCGCGAAATAAATCCGCGCTTCCAAAAGAATTAAAGTGTAATTATTATTCACCAAAAGAATACATTGTTTTAGTAGGCATTCCTTCTGCATTAAAAGCCCCCTTAGTGTAACCATTCCAGTTATTATAACTTTGTGGTTCCCAATAAAAGATACCCAGGCATTCATCAATAGTCTGTGTACGGTTCATCAGATCTTTTAAAAAGTTATAACCAGCATCTTCTTGCTCCACGTCCATGCCAACTTCACAAATCATTACTTCACAGTCGTATCTGCTGATCATGTCGTTAATATTACTAATAATATCATCATTTAAGCTTTGCCAGGTATCAGCTTCAGGATAAAGTGACATTCCAATTACATCCCATTTGGCCCCATTATTCTTCAGACCATCAAATAACCAACGATACAAACTGTTTCTATTACCTTCCTGAAGATGCACAATCACTTTAGCATCCGGAAAAACAGCTTTAACAGCATCGTATCCCTTATTATTTAAGGTAGCATATTGCGCCATATTATCCGATGCTCGTCCATCATCCCACAACATGCCGTTTCCGGTTTCGTTTCCAACCTGTACCCATTCTGGTGTAATACCCCAATCTTTTAATGCATTAAGAACATCTGTTGCATGGTTGGAAACTGCTGTACTAAGATCTTCGAACGACAAATTCTCCCATTCAACAGGTTTGTTTTGACTGGAAGGATCGGCCCAAACATCACTATAATGAAAATCAACCAATATGCGCATACCTAAGTCATTAGCGCGCTTTGCCTTCACCAATAAATCTGCTGTATTGCACCAACCGTTTGTTGGATTTACCCATACTCTTAAACGAATGGAATTCATTCCCATGTCTTTCAGAAGTGTAAGACACTCGGTTTGAACTCCTGCTGTATCGTAAAACAAAACTCCTTGCGATTCCATTTCGGTTAACCAACTAACATCGGCACCTTTTGCATAACCACTCATATCCTTAACCGGAACATCTGGCACTACAGTCTTAACAGGTTTATCGTAATCATCTACACACGCAAATGTTATCAACACAAAAAGAAACAGATATAAAATCCTATTAAAATTCATTATTAATACTTTTTAATTTAATAGCCACAGGCTAAAACCTGCAGCTATTAATATTTTTTATTCAAATGTACAGGTGTTATTAATAAAATCAACAGTAACAGTATACGTTCCATTAGCTAAACCGCTCATATCAATATTTCCACCCAAATAGTCCATGGCGTCCAAAGAACCACCAAAGTAACGATTCCAAGACTGATCGACATGAATAGCAATACCCCATGGAACACCAGCCGTTACAGTTGCACTACCACTATAAACTCCGGTTGATTGTTTGGTAAGCACCACTGACGTAAAATCCCAAACATCATTCAATCCTGTAACATATACTTCATCGCCCAATAACACATAGTTTTGATTAATGGCGTCCGCAATTAAATCGTAGGTTCCCGGATTAATTGAGGCATCATCAGTAATACCTTCACCACCTAAGTACAGATTACCATCTGAACCACCAAAGAAAAGATCCCAGTTGCTATTCATATACAACTTGGCTCCCCATGGAGATGCTCCATTTATGGTTACACTAATCGAATAAACGCCTGCGTTAGCAGTTTCAGCCATTTGAACCATAGTCCAGTCATCGTTAAAACCAGCATAGCTCAAACTTGTAACTTCGGTATGGCTGTAGGTAAGATTTTTTAAATCTGCTTCTATTAGATATAAACCGGCTGGCGGAGGCGCAATATTATTTGGTCCTTTAAATACCAATTGACCTTCCGTATCACCCATCTTATAAACATCATCCCAGTTTCCATCTTCCAGAGTCATTTGATATCCCCATTCGGAGTTAACATTAATAACACCTGCAAAAGTTGAATCATCCGCACTTATCAGGCGAAGGTAATTATCAAAGGTCCATTCACCTGATATTAAATCATCAATACCTGGAAGATACAGAAACTCACTAATTGGATCAACAACAACAGTCGAACCTTCAGTTATTTCATAATACAAATTGGTTGGATCTGCCAAATATAAAGTTAAGGTATAATCGCCTGCTGTACCAAAGATAATATCTGTTGCTGCATCTGCCGACATTTCAAAACTTAAACCATTGGTACCATCTGCAACAAAACCAATTTCTTTGTTAATAGCAGAAGCATCATCTGTTCCGGTTGACAAATTATACAATTTAGCATCTGTTGAACTTACTTTAACCACAGCATTATCATTGGTTGTTGTTAAAGATATATACCATTTTACTTCTGATCGCACAAAAGTCATTTCACCCGTTACATCGCCTGAAACCTGTAAAGACGGAATATAAGTCGCTGTCCATTCTTTAGCTGATGTACTTAAAGTGGTATAGTAACATCCGCCAACACCCGGATACCAGAAATTCCACATTGACGCCAGTTCTGATGAAATTAAGAACGGTGTACCTGCCACACCATCATTACCCCAGATGGTACCATCACCTTCTTTCAGATACCAGTTATACCAGGCTGTTGAACCCGTAAAACCATGATAATTTCCATCGCTATTCGGCGAGTAAAGAGTAAATCCTGTATCAGTTGACTGATCTGACTCCAATATAAAACCAAGCGACATATCAATTTCGTAACTGGTAATATTAACAGCTATGATGTTACTGTAATACACCTCAGTATTTGAGCCATAAGAAGAAGTTACCCTAAAGTACATAGGAGTACTCTTATCCGCTTCAAAACCAAAATTTTTAGCCAATGTATTTAACTCTCCACCAGTCAAAGCCAGCATATTTTCTTCCGGTTGTCTGGTTTCATACTGATCAAACGTTTCAGTAGCTGAAATTTCAAGTATCATCTGAGGAACATCATCAGGTATACCATATAATTCATTACTGATGGACAATTCACTCTCATTCCATGAGAAACTCAATAATATGGCATCCTTATTATCCTGCGTAAGTACAACATCTGATCCACTGCTAACCAGGGTTGATGACTCAAGTCCTGCAAGAATCAGCTTATCGCCATCTTTTTCGCAAGCCAGTAGCATTACGAATAAAGACAATGTGAGATATTTAAATATATTCTTCATTTTTATCAGTTTTAATATTCAGCATTGTACAGATTAGGATTTGCTGAGATTTCGGCAGCAGGTATCGGATAAACATCAAATTTTGAGTCTACTGACTTACCGTCCTTAACTCCCCCTTTCCATTGCCATATATATTTATCACCTGTAAAAGAATTGAAGCGAATTAAATCTGTACGACGTACGCACTCCCAATACAACTCTCTACCTCTTTCATCCATAAAAAACTTGTAAGGTATGCCATCGGTAGTAGCAATCAATTCACTTTCTGATACCTGAGCAGCATTTCTGTTTGTTCTTAGTTCATTAACCAAACTAACTGCGGTAGCCATATTTGTACCTGTTCGTGCAGCACTCTCTGCATACATCAGGTAGGCATCAGCCAAACGGAACATAGGAAAATCGGTATTTACGCCATCACTCACCGTGTTTGAAGCGACTTCTCCTTCATCGGTAAGATTGCTCCATTTACGAACAAAATATCCACC contains:
- a CDS encoding glycosyl hydrolase 53 family protein, producing MNFNRILYLFLFVLITFACVDDYDKPVKTVVPDVPVKDMSGYAKGADVSWLTEMESQGVLFYDTAGVQTECLTLLKDMGMNSIRLRVWVNPTNGWCNTADLLVKAKRANDLGMRILVDFHYSDVWADPSSQNKPVEWENLSFEDLSTAVSNHATDVLNALKDWGITPEWVQVGNETGNGMLWDDGRASDNMAQYATLNNKGYDAVKAVFPDAKVIVHLQEGNRNSLYRWLFDGLKNNGAKWDVIGMSLYPEADTWQSLNDDIISNINDMISRYDCEVMICEVGMDVEQEDAGYNFLKDLMNRTQTIDECLGIFYWEPQSYNNWNGYTKGAFNAEGMPTKTMYSFGE
- a CDS encoding diacylglycerol kinase family protein, whose product is MKHRQSRLESFKYAFKGMYILFKDEANARIHLIAAVLAVVLGLFLKLNVNEWFWIVLAIILVFIMELVNTAIENLADAFSKDYNTLLGKAKDLGAAATLLAAFFAIIIALFVFVPKILMLM
- a CDS encoding DUF5114 domain-containing protein, with translation MKNIFKYLTLSLFVMLLACEKDGDKLILAGLESSTLVSSGSDVVLTQDNKDAILLSFSWNESELSISNELYGIPDDVPQMILEISATETFDQYETRQPEENMLALTGGELNTLAKNFGFEADKSTPMYFRVTSSYGSNTEVYYSNIIAVNITSYEIDMSLGFILESDQSTDTGFTLYSPNSDGNYHGFTGSTAWYNWYLKEGDGTIWGNDGVAGTPFLISSELASMWNFWYPGVGGCYYTTLSTSAKEWTATYIPSLQVSGDVTGEMTFVRSEVKWYISLTTTNDNAVVKVSSTDAKLYNLSTGTDDASAINKEIGFVADGTNGLSFEMSADAATDIIFGTAGDYTLTLYLADPTNLYYEITEGSTVVVDPISEFLYLPGIDDLISGEWTFDNYLRLISADDSTFAGVINVNSEWGYQMTLEDGNWDDVYKMGDTEGQLVFKGPNNIAPPPAGLYLIEADLKNLTYSHTEVTSLSYAGFNDDWTMVQMAETANAGVYSISVTINGASPWGAKLYMNSNWDLFFGGSDGNLYLGGEGITDDASINPGTYDLIADAINQNYVLLGDEVYVTGLNDVWDFTSVVLTKQSTGVYSGSATVTAGVPWGIAIHVDQSWNRYFGGSLDAMDYLGGNIDMSGLANGTYTVTVDFINNTCTFE
- a CDS encoding acyl-CoA carboxylase subunit beta, which encodes MKVSEKIELLKKKREEVKMMGGEDRVAKQREKGKLSARERLDHLFDEGSFREIDMFVEHRSVNFGMEKVEVPSDGVIVGHGLVHGRPVFAFSQDFTSRGGSLGEMHAAKICKIMDLAVKAGAPVVGLNDSGGARVEEGVDALKAYGEIFMRNSRSSGVIPQISAIMGPCAGGAVYSPIMTDFIFMVKKKSHMFITSPYVIKTVTGEETTFEELGGAMVHNSKSGNAHFAYDSDEETIDGIKELLEYLPNNNLEEAPQVPMGDDPHRECEELNTIIPDSSNVPYDMKKIIESVLDNGEFMEVHEHYAENAIVGFGHLNNRSVGIIANQPMIQAGCLDIDASDKISRFVRTCDAFNIPMITFVDVPGYLPGVQQEWDGIIRHGAKLLWSYAEATVPKFTVITRKDYGGAYLAMCSKPLGADMVFAWPSAEIAVMGAKGAVEVISTYRKQIAEAEDKAAKTEEKIKEYEDAFSVPYLAAKRGYIDDVIIPSETRQRLVDAMEIMSTKTEVLPPKKHGNIPL